ATTCCAGCCGCATCGGTGTCTCGAAACTCGACGCGGCGTTGGGTCTGGTAGACCGGAGCCCGTTGGCTTGGGGCTCCGTCAGAGGCAGAATCGTTCACTGATTTGCCGATTTGGCTTATTCGCCGACGTATGGCAGCAAAGCCATGAAGCGGGCGCGTTTGATGGCTGAGGTGACAGCGTGTTGGCTGGCAGCGGTACAACCGCTCTTGCGGCGGCCCATGATGCGTCCTTGACGGTTGACCATCTTGGACAGCAATTCGAGGTCCTTGTAGTCAACGTACATCGGACGTGGACGATGGCCATCGACGAAGATGGGGTCCTTGCGGCGGGTACGGCTGCGGACTCGTGAGCGTTTGCGGGCACGGCTACGCGTGCTCATTGGACGTGGAGGCATGAAGCTTTTCGAAAATATCGAAGGCGAATGGACTGATTCG
Above is a genomic segment from Rhodopirellula bahusiensis containing:
- the rpsR gene encoding 30S ribosomal protein S18; translated protein: MPPRPMSTRSRARKRSRVRSRTRRKDPIFVDGHRPRPMYVDYKDLELLSKMVNRQGRIMGRRKSGCTAASQHAVTSAIKRARFMALLPYVGE